GCTGTTTCATTCTTagttttgttaaaaaacaaaaacaaacaaacaaacaaacaaactctgaTAAATCAGGACTAGGTTTAGGAGTGGTGGTGACACAGAGAAGCATAGATAGGGTGGGCCGAGGCGTCAGGGGTGGTCGGTAGTGTTTCCTCCTGACCCCGTGTCCTCTTCTACAACAGACTGCCACAGTCCAGAATGGGTGACTCCTCTACCGTGTCTGCTCAACTGAAAAAGAAACAGTTACAGTAAGATTCAAAATGGGAAAAACACGTGCATActcacgcacgcgcacacacacacacagcacacacaagaaGGTGGCACTCACTGTAGGAGGAAATGTCGATCTCATCGGGCAGCTCACTGATGTTGACCTCGAAACGGTCCTGCACGTCATTCAGGATCTTGGCATCGTTCTCGTCTGACACAAATGTGATGGCCAAGCCCTTGGTGCCAAACCGGCCCGCTCTGGCCAcctggaaggagaaggggaagactGCAAGCCTCATagggaagacagaggagaggaaggtgcagagcacacacacaggcagtgggggtgagagtgggcagcttacCCTGTGCAGGTAGGTGTCCGAGTCCTCTGGCATGTCATAGTTGAAAGCAATGTTCACACGCTCAATGTCCATGCCTAGGCCAAACAGGTTGGTAGCCACAAGAATCCTCCGCTGAAAATCCTTGAACTGCTGATACCGAGAGAGCCTTTGGAAGAGTAAATGAGAGGGTTGAGACTCCCTTCTCTCCACACCGCTTCCCCCTCAGGACAGGACACGAACACACAGATGGGAGGACACGCAAGGACACATGGCTAACTGCCTGCCCACCTCTAACCCACCTCTCTTCCTGGGGCATCCCATGGTGGATAGCAATGGCTGGGAAGTTCTGCTCCACTAGAAGCTGAGCCAGGGCGATGCAGCGCTGCACAGGCGTCACAAAGATCACCACCTGAGGAAGCACGGGCTTGATGTTTGCACACCACCTAAGGGAGCACGGGCGTGATGTATGTACACCACCTGAGGGAGCGCGGGTGTGGTGTATGCACACCACTTGAGGGAGCATGGGCATGTATGTACACCACCTGAGGGAGCACAGGTGTGATACAGGTACCAGCTTTCCACAGTCAGGCTCAGGTGTGTG
The sequence above is drawn from the Arvicanthis niloticus isolate mArvNil1 chromosome 20, mArvNil1.pat.X, whole genome shotgun sequence genome and encodes:
- the LOC117724227 gene encoding spliceosome RNA helicase DDX39B-like; the protein is MDIERVNIAFNYDMPEDSDTYLHRVARAGRFGTKGLAITFVSDENDAKILNDVQDRFEVNISELPDEIDISSYIEQTR